The following coding sequences are from one Haloplasma contractile SSD-17B window:
- a CDS encoding ABC transporter ATP-binding protein/permease: MIEIKGLNKIYDTKDEEFVALDDVNLTFKEGEFIAVLGESGSGKSTLLNMISGIDTSTHGEIIIDGISTKRFDDHKWRKFRNRHIGFVFQRYNLIEHLTATENVMLPLMYAGEKRSKYEKKAKDILTELGLSKRAKTTASKLSGGEKQRVAIARSMLMNPHILLCDEPTGALDTESADQIMHLIKDYSQKKNRIVILVTHDEKIAHEFADRIVRIQDGKITENIKNTKGIRNQEQMNVPTDIPETETEDKDTNKIQTREQIKKGKKAFKEKTRDYKSVNRKFINFMAKKNYKQNLASNLKIVSSFVLGLSILLIINLILSNVISYNKVMFQANHDYKKYYITDYEDGTSINRLSKEQAISETGSEKRYLIESSYLDYNGNSYHSSIVNTVNNVHNLEVITMPESRDHFYLNELLIHQSDTSDVENGVFVSSELIYGHYLNKSFKKIQDKTQTKEIESFIKSYPLETFLNQSIYICGDTEADACFETKIIGILDSNYNGVNFSNKLFMKNETFTKLKNYLKTDLGIKHVDTLIKETPYFYYKDFNNGDNDVKNLESQYKIKTVNTNLETYKQVTDLEQFASYIVIAIIVAIYVIFGTVVINMISFNIKARTQDIGVYTSIGVSRTSIRQIFIRETLKVIIRLVLLLLIVYGTILMIFKQLYSRIISFNADLIKEFSRINHIDYEINLFLMVIAFTTVLYLISVYIPAFKVSRKKAVDTLTW; encoded by the coding sequence ATGATTGAAATTAAGGGTCTCAATAAAATATACGATACGAAGGATGAAGAATTCGTTGCCTTAGACGATGTGAATCTCACGTTTAAAGAAGGCGAATTTATTGCAGTTTTAGGTGAAAGTGGAAGTGGAAAATCAACACTACTAAATATGATCAGTGGGATCGATACCTCTACACATGGCGAAATCATCATCGATGGTATATCTACTAAACGATTTGACGACCATAAATGGCGAAAATTTCGAAATCGACACATTGGATTTGTGTTTCAACGCTATAACTTAATCGAACACCTCACGGCTACTGAGAATGTTATGCTTCCTCTTATGTATGCAGGCGAAAAGAGAAGTAAGTACGAAAAGAAAGCAAAAGATATATTAACTGAACTAGGTCTTTCAAAAAGGGCTAAAACAACCGCGAGTAAGTTATCGGGTGGGGAAAAACAACGTGTAGCTATTGCAAGAAGTATGTTAATGAATCCCCATATACTGCTTTGCGATGAGCCAACGGGTGCTCTTGATACAGAATCAGCTGATCAAATCATGCATTTAATTAAAGATTATTCTCAGAAGAAAAATCGCATTGTAATATTAGTTACCCATGATGAAAAAATCGCTCATGAATTTGCTGATCGTATTGTACGAATTCAAGATGGAAAAATCACGGAAAATATTAAAAATACAAAAGGAATTCGTAATCAAGAGCAGATGAATGTACCGACTGATATTCCTGAAACTGAGACAGAGGATAAAGACACGAACAAGATTCAAACAAGAGAACAAATTAAAAAGGGTAAGAAGGCGTTTAAAGAGAAGACACGTGACTATAAAAGTGTGAATCGAAAATTTATAAACTTTATGGCAAAAAAGAACTATAAGCAAAACCTGGCGTCAAACCTTAAAATTGTATCCTCATTTGTATTAGGGCTGTCAATTCTACTCATTATTAATCTGATTTTAAGCAATGTCATTAGCTACAATAAGGTAATGTTCCAGGCTAATCATGACTATAAGAAGTATTATATAACTGATTATGAAGATGGTACATCGATTAATCGTTTAAGTAAGGAACAAGCAATAAGTGAAACGGGTTCTGAAAAACGGTACTTAATCGAATCGTCCTACTTAGACTATAATGGTAATTCATATCACTCAAGTATCGTGAATACTGTGAATAATGTTCATAACCTTGAAGTCATTACTATGCCGGAAAGCAGGGATCATTTCTATTTAAATGAACTGCTAATTCATCAATCTGACACCTCTGATGTTGAAAACGGTGTATTTGTATCATCGGAATTAATCTATGGACATTACTTAAATAAAAGTTTTAAGAAAATACAAGACAAAACACAAACGAAAGAAATCGAATCGTTCATTAAATCGTATCCTTTAGAAACTTTTCTTAATCAATCTATTTATATATGTGGAGATACAGAGGCTGATGCTTGTTTTGAAACAAAAATAATAGGTATTTTAGATTCAAATTATAATGGTGTTAATTTTTCAAACAAGCTATTTATGAAAAATGAAACGTTCACTAAACTAAAGAATTATTTAAAAACGGATTTAGGGATTAAACATGTAGACACTTTGATAAAAGAAACTCCATACTTCTATTACAAGGACTTTAATAATGGAGATAACGATGTGAAAAATCTTGAATCACAATATAAAATAAAAACTGTAAACACAAATTTAGAGACCTACAAGCAGGTAACAGATCTCGAACAATTTGCTAGTTATATAGTGATTGCAATAATTGTTGCAATATATGTGATATTTGGAACTGTCGTCATTAATATGATTTCGTTTAATATTAAGGCGCGAACACAAGATATAGGCGTTTATACAAGTATTGGAGTGAGTCGCACAAGTATAAGACAAATCTTCATACGTGAAACACTTAAAGTCATCATTCGTTTAGTACTATTACTTCTGATCGTTTATGGAACTATTTTAATGATTTTTAAACAGTTATATTCAAGAATTATCTCATTTAACGCAGATTTAATTAAAGAATTTTCAAGAATAAATCATATCGATTATGAAATAAACTTATTCTTAATGGTCATTGCTTTTACTACAGTCTTATACCTTATAAGTGTATACATACCCGCCTTCAAGGTATCGAGAAAAAAAGCAGTCGACACATTAACATGGTAG
- a CDS encoding ABC transporter ATP-binding protein: MIKTKNLTRVYETINYNVVALSNLNFEFEKGEVVVVLGRSGSGKSTFLNILGGFDHDYSGSYYFDDYEFKSMEDGLVDELRSKKIGFIFQHQVLFNNLTVVENVEMALNVLGVGNNRKKRLNAMKALTLVGLRRHALKKPWQLSGGEKQRVAIARAIVKDPDVIICDEPTAALDSVTSKEILDLLASVCKNKLLIIATHNKSIVKNYGTRLLELKSGYVVRDELIKEDKSNIELDELDKLVDETIYEEEYEDYLSSNVNETKDTSNDSKILTDLNLSGYKNRKEETFIIDENEKGEVLKRRREKVKKDEQFDSFDGFNQSMTNIKRYAMSSLLSQKRIYMFFAFFLVSFMLVMIIGLNLSSRILLKTDNTQEINMQIFEQNKLIKFSETNKTNLLLEGYDYEQPLRLSDDLKDDFTTNTNLDYHSKKENPVIINDSSFLFNYHSELFNEIGQYLDENGYENYYSQYYDLNNVVIGKRNTDVIFNDLQMDYTPYKVENPLIVKKIADQITDVQISYMYIENNTSLIEDKLIGHSVVPKRDDEVLVSFKTLIDYGVVNDSSTNIKKLYKQFNALEEHKKVIELETPLITITEDAEGNLVTTETVQMKQFKIVGLYHASEQIESFFKYPEHNMMFFSKEAASFLNINLANEISNETYDLRLIPLYMELNKSIYNEKSIDTVIDQKQQEILSTYYKGINTKLEELKVPIQTSLKLIKNDIDKGDYLSVNGLVGSSYYVNLSHKDVLNEYMARYLEVLDHNELSDLCNNCVSQDQSLGQIKQSLPSLLTKLNRNSETYQKMVDSMGANKSLITEQTINSIIYDHYYERFNNTYYSIYKHNQVASYNELALTYENALEKSSYYNLSTTARKLINEQTPLTIAEDSDGFNHVIMAMGKLIIDHNMITTVMATVASSALIIVLLYVLAYMVAKLFGNIYQLFFMNRQKEFISLKILGAKFEDIKRIIKLEGNLFVVITYGFVLFLLVLFHVLMYATRHSNSFMMYLYEASTEMFININIFDFVGINIITLLNGLILMKLLFKKQLIDNNIDRKFKSIDSIDSITDWDGE, translated from the coding sequence ATGATTAAAACAAAAAATCTAACAAGAGTATATGAAACGATTAATTATAATGTTGTAGCACTTAGTAACCTGAACTTTGAATTTGAGAAAGGTGAAGTAGTGGTTGTACTAGGGCGTAGTGGGTCAGGAAAATCAACATTTTTAAATATATTAGGCGGCTTTGACCACGATTATTCAGGAAGTTACTATTTTGATGATTATGAGTTTAAAAGCATGGAAGATGGACTAGTAGACGAGCTAAGGAGTAAAAAAATTGGGTTTATTTTTCAACACCAAGTGTTATTTAATAATCTAACGGTTGTTGAAAATGTAGAGATGGCACTTAATGTATTAGGAGTAGGAAATAATCGAAAAAAACGCTTAAATGCGATGAAGGCATTAACATTAGTAGGATTAAGACGTCATGCTTTAAAAAAACCATGGCAATTATCAGGAGGAGAAAAGCAACGTGTTGCAATAGCACGGGCAATTGTTAAGGATCCTGACGTTATTATTTGTGATGAACCTACAGCAGCTCTCGATAGTGTTACAAGTAAAGAAATTTTAGACTTATTAGCAAGTGTATGTAAAAATAAATTGTTAATTATAGCAACTCACAACAAGTCAATTGTTAAGAACTATGGGACACGTCTTCTAGAACTTAAAAGTGGGTATGTCGTCCGTGATGAATTGATTAAAGAAGATAAGTCAAATATAGAACTAGATGAACTAGACAAACTCGTCGATGAAACGATTTATGAAGAAGAGTACGAGGATTATTTATCCTCTAATGTAAATGAAACGAAAGATACATCAAATGATTCAAAAATTTTAACTGATTTAAACCTATCTGGGTACAAGAATAGAAAAGAAGAGACATTCATCATTGATGAAAACGAAAAAGGTGAAGTTTTAAAACGGAGACGTGAAAAAGTTAAAAAAGATGAACAATTCGACTCATTCGATGGATTTAACCAATCAATGACGAATATAAAACGTTATGCTATGAGTTCACTTCTTAGTCAAAAAAGAATCTACATGTTTTTTGCGTTCTTTTTAGTAAGTTTTATGTTAGTGATGATTATTGGACTTAATTTATCCTCTCGTATTTTGCTCAAGACGGATAATACCCAAGAAATAAATATGCAGATTTTTGAACAAAACAAACTAATAAAATTCAGTGAAACCAACAAGACTAATTTGCTACTAGAGGGTTATGACTATGAGCAACCCCTTAGGTTATCTGATGATCTAAAAGATGACTTTACTACAAATACCAACCTCGACTATCATAGTAAAAAAGAAAATCCAGTGATTATTAACGATTCTTCCTTCTTGTTTAACTACCATTCCGAATTATTCAATGAGATTGGTCAGTACTTAGATGAGAATGGGTATGAAAATTATTATTCACAATATTACGATTTAAATAATGTAGTCATAGGAAAAAGGAATACGGATGTTATCTTTAACGATTTACAAATGGATTACACACCCTATAAAGTAGAAAATCCACTAATCGTAAAAAAAATTGCAGATCAAATTACGGATGTACAGATTTCATACATGTATATCGAAAATAACACTAGTCTTATTGAGGATAAATTAATTGGTCATAGTGTGGTACCTAAAAGGGATGATGAGGTACTGGTATCATTTAAAACATTGATTGATTATGGGGTTGTAAACGATTCTAGTACAAACATAAAAAAATTATACAAACAATTTAACGCTTTAGAAGAGCATAAAAAAGTTATAGAACTAGAAACGCCACTCATTACAATCACTGAAGATGCAGAAGGTAATTTAGTTACAACAGAAACAGTACAAATGAAACAGTTTAAAATTGTAGGTCTCTATCATGCAAGTGAACAAATTGAATCATTTTTTAAATACCCAGAGCATAATATGATGTTTTTCTCTAAAGAGGCGGCAAGTTTTCTAAATATCAATTTAGCAAATGAAATATCGAATGAAACTTATGACCTTCGTCTTATTCCTCTTTATATGGAATTAAATAAATCAATCTATAATGAAAAGTCTATTGATACTGTCATAGACCAAAAACAGCAAGAAATTTTATCGACTTATTATAAGGGTATTAATACTAAGTTAGAAGAACTAAAAGTCCCTATTCAAACCTCTTTAAAATTAATTAAGAATGATATAGATAAGGGTGACTATCTATCTGTTAATGGGCTAGTAGGTTCTAGCTATTATGTTAATTTATCCCATAAAGATGTGCTAAATGAATACATGGCTCGTTATCTAGAGGTATTAGATCACAATGAGTTAAGTGACTTATGCAACAATTGTGTGAGCCAAGATCAGTCACTGGGTCAAATTAAACAGTCATTACCGTCACTACTAACTAAACTGAATCGAAACTCTGAAACGTATCAAAAGATGGTAGACAGTATGGGCGCAAACAAATCTTTGATTACGGAACAAACAATTAATAGTATTATTTATGACCACTACTATGAACGGTTCAATAATACATATTACTCGATTTACAAACACAACCAAGTAGCAAGTTATAATGAACTGGCTTTAACATACGAAAATGCATTAGAAAAAAGTAGTTACTATAACCTATCGACGACAGCGAGAAAATTAATAAATGAACAAACCCCGCTTACGATTGCAGAAGATTCGGATGGTTTTAATCATGTCATAATGGCAATGGGTAAACTGATTATAGACCATAACATGATTACAACTGTAATGGCTACGGTAGCATCAAGTGCGTTAATTATTGTGCTTTTATATGTATTAGCATATATGGTTGCGAAACTGTTCGGGAATATTTATCAATTATTCTTTATGAATAGGCAAAAAGAGTTTATTAGTTTAAAAATACTAGGTGCGAAATTTGAAGATATAAAACGAATTATTAAATTAGAAGGCAATTTATTTGTAGTGATTACGTATGGATTTGTACTATTCTTACTGGTCTTATTCCATGTTTTAATGTATGCTACAAGACACTCTAACTCATTTATGATGTATCTATATGAAGCTTCTACAGAGATGTTTATTAACATTAATATTTTTGACTTTGTAGGGATCAATATCATTACACTTCTAAATGGATTAATACTGATGAAACTCTTATTTAAAAAACAGCTTATTGACAACAATATCGACCGAAAATTCAAGTCAATTGATTCAATCGATTCGATAACAGATTGGGACGGTGAGTAA
- a CDS encoding ABC transporter ATP-binding protein/permease, producing MSRGDVILRLVELSKVFRGEKNVTALNNISTSFKRGEFVAVVGRSGSGKSTLINILGGLDRPTSGDYFCEGNNVSRLNEGHWDALRNKKIGFVFQNYFLIEYLTVYQNVEIALQFQNVPKTMKDAKIRDIIDKVGLKKHIHKRPSQLSGGQRQRVAIARALVKDPDIILADEPTGALDYKTADEVIKILKGESEDRLVVMVTHDRSIANKYANRIIEIENGDFKHDLVKEEIEQTYQNVFRKIKPVSLKKRDKFKMTFNKLKSSLIRNFFIAFSLALAFSFSIIFNGMDRGINDGYENYYDALENTDSNSFTVVTEEGMIEQSEFQALLSRMNNKLTTSNEELSIVVGNSADVIVYNDMVYNTKNDFSDPDLFADHKLRLLESNLRDYEYDKLLLGGSSLPKGSNAIMVTSQFIKTYYGAMSKAEIKSYVGNEISVPRYTFTKQPSLPLVKQLLNNSVVTSDGVILFKDDPSIQENTHDIRYMEIKVPNYCYSQEELTDFYKGECNTYFSNDLDDSFATYEDYKAYIDKLKNVTGSISGDDTYYNLLKRSNALYYIDDYNNSTYLTDVYEYIYQYTQKTDLIDAFYKDMNQRTTFRIVGIVDNLHESIIYMPKDQYNGLFQTEDTSLEFVSSFHTVHYKGTDHDEVEQTEDYKQSIFYILSGSSYLLEGLKVTNTDPLSKTNLCNQDVIADAKTKEETILDSVFYVNNYKGCMEEKRASSYLDMLNLLFSSFFNILMVAAILFYSMLIKVIFKARINEIGVLRSVGSTIKDIKRLFFYEVLYIFLLASILSLLLIVVLKYGADYWFMTLTNSDSRVISYANVSLLLGNNHSIVNISYINLLVQIIIVIALIMYLSNKNVSKVVNTNPIDILREVV from the coding sequence ATGTCTAGAGGAGATGTAATATTACGATTAGTAGAACTCTCTAAAGTTTTTAGAGGCGAAAAGAATGTTACTGCACTTAATAATATTTCCACCTCATTTAAACGTGGTGAATTTGTAGCCGTTGTAGGACGCTCGGGTTCCGGTAAGTCTACTCTAATTAATATACTAGGTGGACTCGACAGACCAACAAGTGGCGATTATTTCTGTGAGGGAAATAACGTGTCTAGATTAAATGAGGGACACTGGGATGCACTTCGAAACAAAAAAATTGGATTTGTTTTTCAAAATTATTTCTTAATAGAATATTTGACTGTTTACCAAAATGTGGAGATTGCTTTACAATTTCAAAATGTACCGAAAACAATGAAGGATGCTAAAATACGAGACATCATTGATAAAGTGGGATTAAAAAAACATATACATAAACGACCTTCTCAGTTATCTGGTGGGCAACGCCAGCGAGTAGCAATTGCCAGAGCATTAGTAAAGGATCCTGATATAATACTTGCTGATGAGCCAACAGGTGCACTTGATTATAAGACTGCTGATGAAGTCATCAAGATTTTAAAAGGTGAATCTGAGGATCGGTTAGTCGTGATGGTAACACATGACCGCTCGATTGCTAACAAGTATGCAAACAGAATTATAGAAATTGAAAATGGCGATTTTAAACACGATTTAGTGAAAGAAGAAATTGAACAAACCTATCAAAATGTATTCAGGAAAATAAAACCTGTCAGCTTAAAAAAACGGGATAAGTTCAAGATGACCTTTAATAAGTTAAAGTCTAGTCTAATCAGAAACTTTTTTATTGCCTTTTCGCTAGCACTAGCATTTAGCTTTTCAATTATTTTTAATGGAATGGACCGTGGTATTAACGATGGGTATGAGAATTATTACGATGCACTCGAAAATACAGATAGTAATTCGTTTACTGTTGTAACAGAAGAAGGAATGATCGAACAGAGTGAGTTTCAAGCACTCTTATCTCGAATGAACAATAAGTTAACTACATCGAACGAAGAACTAAGCATAGTCGTAGGAAATTCAGCGGATGTCATTGTTTATAACGATATGGTTTACAATACAAAAAACGACTTTAGTGACCCTGATTTATTTGCTGACCACAAACTTCGATTACTCGAATCAAATCTAAGAGACTATGAGTATGATAAACTTCTATTAGGGGGATCTTCACTACCCAAAGGTTCGAATGCAATCATGGTAACCTCACAATTCATCAAAACATACTATGGTGCTATGTCAAAAGCGGAAATAAAATCATATGTAGGAAACGAAATCAGCGTTCCGAGGTATACATTTACAAAGCAACCGTCATTGCCTTTAGTAAAGCAATTGTTAAATAACAGTGTAGTTACGAGTGATGGGGTTATTCTTTTTAAAGATGATCCATCCATACAAGAAAATACACACGATATTAGATATATGGAGATAAAAGTACCGAACTATTGTTATAGTCAAGAAGAATTAACTGACTTTTACAAGGGAGAATGTAATACCTATTTTTCAAATGACTTAGATGATTCCTTTGCCACATATGAAGACTATAAGGCATATATCGACAAGTTAAAAAATGTAACAGGTTCGATTAGTGGTGATGATACGTATTACAATTTATTAAAACGCTCGAATGCACTCTATTATATTGACGATTACAATAACTCTACTTATCTGACAGACGTTTATGAGTATATCTATCAGTACACTCAAAAAACTGATTTAATAGATGCATTTTATAAGGATATGAACCAACGAACAACCTTTAGGATTGTTGGTATTGTTGATAACTTACATGAATCGATCATCTATATGCCAAAGGATCAATATAATGGGTTATTTCAAACAGAAGATACTTCACTTGAATTTGTATCAAGTTTTCATACCGTTCATTATAAGGGAACGGACCATGATGAAGTCGAACAGACAGAAGACTATAAACAATCCATTTTTTATATATTAAGTGGAAGTAGTTATTTATTAGAAGGACTCAAAGTAACAAATACCGATCCGTTAAGTAAAACTAATTTGTGTAACCAAGATGTTATAGCGGATGCAAAAACGAAAGAAGAGACCATCCTAGATAGTGTGTTCTATGTGAACAACTATAAGGGTTGTATGGAAGAGAAACGAGCGTCATCATACCTAGATATGTTAAATCTTTTATTCTCATCCTTCTTCAACATTCTAATGGTAGCAGCTATATTATTTTATTCAATGTTAATTAAGGTGATTTTTAAAGCAAGGATTAACGAAATTGGTGTGTTACGATCAGTAGGGTCAACTATAAAGGATATTAAACGCCTATTTTTCTACGAGGTTCTTTACATCTTTTTATTGGCAAGTATATTATCGCTACTATTAATTGTGGTATTAAAGTATGGTGCTGATTATTGGTTTATGACCCTTACAAATTCAGACTCACGTGTGATATCCTACGCAAATGTATCGTTGCTTCTTGGGAATAATCACTCAATCGTGAATATCTCATATATTAACTTACTTGTACAGATCATCATTGTTATTGCATTAATTATGTACTTAAGTAATAAAAACGTCTCTAAGGTCGTTAATACAAATCCAATTGACATATTAAGGGAGGTAGTATAA